A stretch of the Panicum virgatum strain AP13 chromosome 9N, P.virgatum_v5, whole genome shotgun sequence genome encodes the following:
- the LOC120690119 gene encoding uncharacterized protein LOC120690119: MSSIAGSHKTFQPQSTNPLTSTGFVGVGPHRRRMGARRKRRRLHESPFDPKGKEQHLYLLFDDWPRGYNIRKVHLLPDDFGSGEPPGWQMAARVSGGWEMVCTGDRRLPSAIFRFEAQRGLPMYFAAAFDSKILALQPIAPGAALPSVLLCAMMAKSSSVLEHHVNVFDVRTRSCLFAPRPETFGPDPIYIPAGGRLFALGAGTFDWLDPPPLGTPAYSDEEWSWHEIPDPPFERRHVTSYAVHADGQTIFVSIKKGASAATFSFETEEHGGVWHRHGKWALPFTGRAHFDSELGAWVGLSGEPGSIGHLCSCDVVPAIPDADGKGQCPARKLSKEKLLSDDPTERHVGATLVYMGGRSKFCLVQCVSIDGDRADERCDCNLDDEDDSEDERNGCDLEECYYCDDDLLDVCDMEDDDGSAADEMKDCETSRPRRYLGRLTSFTLKYDRNGDLTTGSSCRVRYYRVPGGSTVPLLSNPVAFWM; encoded by the exons GGTTGCACGAATCTCCATTCGATCCTAAG GGTAAGGAACAGCACCTCTATCTTCTCTTCGACGACTGGCCGAGGGGTTACAATATCCGCAAGGTACATCTGTTGCCCGATGACTTCGGTTCCGGCGAACCCCCAGGTTGGCAGATGGCTGCCCGCGTCTCAGGCGGATGGGAGATGGTCTGCACCGGCGACCGGCGCCTGCCGTCGGCCATCTTCCGCTTCGAGGCACAGCGCGGGCTTCCCATGTacttcgccgccgccttcgacTCCAAGATCTTGGCTTTGCAGCCCATAGCCCCCGGGGCGGCGCTTCCTTCTGTGCTCTTGTGTGCTATGATGGCAAAAAGCTCTTCCGTGCTCGAGCACCACGTCAACGTCTTCGACGTCCGCACGCGGAGCTGCCTCTTTGCCCCTCGGCCGGAGACGTTCGGGCCCGACCCCATCTACATCCCCGCGGGCGGCAGGCTCTTTGCTCTCGGTGCCGGCACCTTCGATTGGCTCGACCCGCCGCCGCTTGGCACGCCGGCCTACAGCGACGAGGAGTGGTCGTGGCATGAGATCCCCGACCCGCCGTTCGAGCGCAGGCACGTCACCTCCTACGCCGTGCACGCCGACGGGCAGACCATCTTCGTCAGCATCAAGAAGGGCGCCTCTGCAGCGACATTCTCGTTCGAGACGGAGGAGCATGGCGGCGTCTGGCACCGCCACGGCAAGTGGGCGCTGCCGTTCACCGGCCGCGCGCACTTTGACAGCGAGCTTGGCGCCTGGGTTGGGCTTTCCGGGGAGCCGGGCAGCATCGGCCACCTCTGCTCCTGCGACGTGGTGCCCGCCATCCCCGACGCCGACGGCAAGGGGCAGTGCCCAGCCCGGAAGCTAAGCAAGGAGAAGCTGCTCAGCGATGACCCGACCGAGAGGCACGTTGGTGCCACCCTCGTGTACATGGGGGGAAGAAGCAAGTTTTGCCTCGTGCAGTGCGTCTCGATCGACGGCGATCGTGCTGACGAGAGGTGTGACTGCAACCTGGATGACGAAGACGACTCGGAAGATGAGAGGAATGGCTGCGATCTGGAGGAATGCTACTACTGCGATGATGACCTACTGGATGTCTGTGACATGGAGGACGACGATGGCTCTGCAGCTGACGAGATGAAGGACTGCGAGACCTCTCGGCCGCGTCGCTATTTGGGTCGTTTGACTAGTTtcactctgaaatatgacaggAATGGAGACCTGACAACAGGCAGCAGCTGCCGAGTTCGATACTACAGGGTGCCAGGAGGATCGACTGTGCCTCTGCTCAGCAATCCGGTGGCATTCTGGATGTGA